Proteins encoded in a region of the Novibacillus thermophilus genome:
- a CDS encoding ATP-binding protein, producing MAINVMCTLYVVSVTVSSIWMDLSRNQAVLMWFACLFLCSLFFEDKVPVLRYVQIAFLALFHWNSQLNWCQPLYMFLAFKECYRIQHLTRSIALAFFIVSIYSLIRISYVPDTLYNVLVTFFDVVNVLVIVFAVHYVVKVEQEKRSLFREKKHLSTHDPLTGLLNYQEYHRQLATLLKKGERFVLLIIDCIDLKSMNDQQGYQGGNRILIKMANYLRTFFSEAYIMAHYGGDEFAVVISVKDRRNPVDELTRLLVHQLPRELKIGVTYGYAVYPEDGETKDALISAAEQKLFNMKREMWLKKEEQELRAEKLRVVGELAAGLAHEIRNPLTTLRGFLQLSKKNNFDISPYYELMMQETERVSELTAEFLQFSKKNAAEFKVQALQDCIQRVVHLLESEATYLGHELHCTLVPTPVLVLIDKDKMVQLFINLVRNAFDAMVQPGTVTIRLRRDGEHGVIEVCDTGSGIPEERLNDIFNPFYTTKETGTGLGLSICYQIVHHHNGAIEVESKVGEGSTFTVKLPLAQNEQRPQAQSS from the coding sequence GTGGCCATCAATGTAATGTGCACTTTGTACGTCGTTTCCGTGACAGTGTCCTCCATATGGATGGATCTGTCACGCAATCAAGCCGTTCTGATGTGGTTCGCTTGCCTATTTTTGTGCAGCTTGTTCTTTGAAGATAAGGTTCCCGTTCTCCGTTACGTGCAAATTGCTTTCTTGGCACTTTTTCACTGGAACAGTCAGTTGAATTGGTGCCAGCCCCTTTACATGTTTCTCGCTTTTAAGGAATGTTACCGCATTCAACATTTAACGCGCTCCATCGCACTTGCGTTTTTTATCGTCTCCATTTATTCGCTCATCCGTATCAGTTATGTTCCGGACACCCTTTACAACGTCTTAGTGACGTTTTTTGATGTCGTCAATGTCCTCGTGATCGTGTTTGCCGTTCATTACGTTGTCAAAGTAGAACAGGAAAAACGGTCATTGTTCAGAGAGAAAAAGCACCTCTCCACTCACGATCCTTTGACAGGCCTGTTAAACTACCAAGAATATCACAGACAGCTGGCGACACTCTTAAAAAAAGGCGAACGCTTTGTCCTGCTCATCATCGACTGTATCGACTTAAAGTCGATGAACGACCAACAAGGATACCAGGGAGGCAACCGCATTTTGATCAAAATGGCGAATTACTTGCGGACCTTCTTTTCAGAGGCGTACATTATGGCCCACTATGGAGGGGATGAATTTGCTGTGGTCATAAGTGTGAAGGATCGGCGAAATCCGGTCGATGAGCTGACCCGACTGCTCGTCCACCAGCTTCCGAGGGAGTTAAAGATTGGGGTAACATATGGATACGCCGTATATCCCGAGGACGGTGAAACGAAAGATGCGCTAATTTCGGCAGCGGAGCAAAAACTGTTTAATATGAAGCGGGAGATGTGGCTGAAGAAAGAGGAACAAGAGTTACGTGCCGAAAAGCTCCGCGTGGTGGGGGAACTGGCAGCCGGACTTGCACACGAAATACGCAACCCTCTGACGACGCTGCGCGGCTTTCTGCAACTGTCCAAAAAAAACAACTTCGACATTTCACCGTACTATGAGTTGATGATGCAGGAAACAGAACGCGTCAGCGAGTTAACAGCAGAGTTTTTACAGTTTTCCAAAAAAAATGCTGCTGAATTCAAAGTTCAGGCCTTACAGGATTGCATTCAGCGCGTGGTTCACTTGCTGGAATCAGAGGCGACGTACCTGGGCCACGAATTGCATTGCACCTTAGTTCCGACGCCAGTCCTGGTGCTCATTGACAAGGATAAAATGGTCCAGCTTTTCATCAATTTGGTGCGCAATGCCTTTGATGCGATGGTGCAGCCGGGGACGGTGACGATCCGGCTGAGGCGGGACGGGGAGCACGGAGTAATCGAAGTGTGTGATACAGGCAGTGGCATTCCAGAAGAGCGGTTAAACGACATTTTTAATCCGTTTTATACGACGAAAGAGACGGGGACAGGATTGGGGTTGTCTATTTGCTACCAGATTGTACACCATCACAACGGAGCGATTGAAGTTGAGAGCAAAGTGGGGGAAGGGAGCACTTTTACGGTGAAGCTTCCCCTCGCGCAAAACGAACAGAGGCCACAGGCGCAGTCAAGCTAG
- a CDS encoding trans-sulfuration enzyme family protein yields the protein MKFDTQTVHFQQEISASVRSKASPVYQTSAFVFKDLEEMEAAFQKTDHFYYTRVNNPNTQDLGQGVARLEGAPKGVATSSGLSAILAGVLSVAKGGDHIVASEDVYGGTYTLLSRELTAFGIDVSFVPFADLEQVKRAIRPNTVLLYSESITNPLLRVEQIEHIVQLAQSHQLKTMIDNTFATPYFIRPYEMGVDLVVHSATKFIGGHSDVTAGVLVGNEDVMASAKEKVVNFGSSLSPFEAWLACRGLKTLSVRMERQAKNAATLAEHLKRHPSVKRVYYPKGVSAKGNGAIVSMELADACDVASFFKSLSWIKIVPTLAGVDTSVSYPAGTSHRTLSADMRDRLGITSNLVRISVGIEDAEDIISAFDNALDAASAAES from the coding sequence TTGAAATTCGATACCCAGACTGTGCACTTTCAACAAGAGATATCAGCATCCGTTCGAAGCAAGGCCAGTCCCGTCTACCAAACGTCCGCCTTTGTATTTAAAGATTTAGAGGAAATGGAGGCCGCGTTCCAAAAAACCGATCACTTTTACTACACCCGGGTTAACAACCCGAACACACAAGATCTCGGCCAAGGTGTAGCCCGATTGGAAGGCGCGCCGAAAGGGGTTGCGACCTCTTCCGGTCTGTCTGCCATTTTAGCAGGCGTTTTATCCGTAGCCAAAGGCGGGGACCACATCGTCGCCAGCGAAGACGTGTACGGCGGCACATACACGCTTCTGTCACGGGAGCTGACTGCGTTTGGCATTGACGTTTCGTTCGTCCCGTTTGCCGATCTCGAACAAGTGAAGCGGGCCATTCGCCCGAACACCGTCCTCCTGTATTCCGAATCGATCACGAACCCGTTGCTGCGTGTGGAACAAATCGAACATATCGTCCAACTGGCCCAGTCCCACCAGTTGAAAACGATGATCGACAATACGTTTGCGACACCCTATTTCATCCGTCCGTACGAAATGGGGGTAGACTTAGTCGTCCACAGCGCGACAAAATTTATCGGCGGACACAGTGACGTCACCGCAGGCGTTCTCGTCGGAAACGAAGACGTGATGGCTTCAGCGAAAGAGAAAGTCGTCAACTTTGGCTCAAGCTTGAGCCCGTTTGAAGCTTGGCTCGCTTGCCGCGGGTTGAAAACATTGAGCGTCCGCATGGAACGTCAAGCAAAAAATGCTGCGACGCTGGCTGAACATTTGAAACGGCACCCTTCTGTCAAACGCGTGTACTATCCGAAAGGCGTATCGGCAAAGGGCAACGGGGCCATCGTCAGCATGGAACTAGCGGACGCGTGTGATGTGGCATCATTTTTTAAATCGCTGTCATGGATCAAAATCGTTCCCACACTGGCCGGCGTTGATACGTCCGTATCGTATCCCGCCGGAACGTCGCACCGCACCCTTTCGGCTGACATGCGGGACCGGCTGGGCATAACGTCGAACCTCGTCCGCATTTCAGTGGGGATTGAAGATGCGGAAGACATCATATCAGCATTCGACAACGCCCTTGACGCTGCCAGCGCAGCAGAGAGCTAG
- the hemY gene encoding protoporphyrinogen oxidase: MNRKRRHLTIVGGGITGLTAAYYLQKGIARQSLSLDFTLLEASNRLGGKVQTDVHNGFVMEKGPDSFLARKASAVELVKDLGMENQLVRNRTGQSYILHRNRLCPIPEGAVMGVPTRLLPFVRSSLFSPAGKVRAAFDLILPRSNMSGDQSVGHFFRRRLGNEAVDHLIEPLLSGIYAGDIDKLSLMSTFPQFYKLEKEHRSLILAMKQSRKLSTRKEKPKGQFLTLKTGLQSMVEAIESELPRQSVMKSVALQSIEKDGEGYRLHLSDGRHLHTDAVILAVPGPIASKVLKPPSASHTLADVAPTSVATVVLAYSKTSVRLEHEGTGFVVPRKENYTITACTWTHKKWPHTTPDGKALIRCYVGRAGDDSIVDQSDDAIITSVLHDLKRILDISGDPEFCRITRWKDAMPQYTVGHRSRVEKLKRHLDTHFPGIVLAGAAYEGIGIPDCIQQGKTAAEQTLRYVMAQ; this comes from the coding sequence ATGAACAGAAAACGACGTCACTTGACCATTGTCGGCGGCGGTATCACCGGACTGACCGCCGCTTACTATTTACAAAAGGGAATCGCCAGGCAGTCCCTGTCCCTTGACTTTACCCTGTTAGAAGCCAGCAACCGTTTAGGCGGAAAGGTGCAGACTGACGTTCACAACGGGTTTGTCATGGAAAAGGGACCGGACTCTTTTTTGGCCAGAAAAGCCAGTGCCGTTGAACTGGTGAAAGATCTCGGCATGGAGAATCAGCTCGTCCGCAACCGTACAGGACAATCGTACATTTTGCACCGAAACCGGCTCTGCCCCATCCCGGAAGGGGCTGTCATGGGCGTTCCCACTCGCCTCCTCCCTTTCGTGAGGTCAAGCTTGTTTTCTCCAGCGGGAAAGGTCCGGGCAGCTTTCGATCTGATCCTGCCCCGCTCAAACATGTCCGGGGACCAGTCGGTCGGGCATTTCTTCCGACGCCGTCTCGGCAATGAAGCTGTCGATCATTTGATCGAACCGCTACTGTCCGGTATTTACGCCGGAGATATCGACAAGTTGAGTCTCATGTCCACGTTTCCCCAGTTTTACAAGCTGGAAAAAGAGCATCGCAGTCTCATCTTGGCCATGAAACAGTCGAGGAAGCTGTCGACGCGCAAGGAGAAACCGAAAGGGCAGTTCCTCACTTTGAAAACCGGGTTGCAGTCAATGGTCGAGGCGATTGAAAGCGAGCTTCCTCGACAGTCAGTCATGAAAAGCGTTGCCCTTCAATCTATTGAAAAAGATGGGGAGGGCTATCGTTTGCACTTGAGTGACGGCCGCCACCTACACACAGACGCGGTCATCTTGGCAGTACCGGGTCCAATCGCCAGTAAAGTGCTTAAACCCCCTTCTGCTTCTCACACCTTGGCCGATGTAGCTCCGACCTCCGTTGCCACTGTTGTTCTTGCTTATTCGAAAACGTCTGTTCGTCTGGAGCACGAAGGAACAGGGTTCGTCGTTCCCCGAAAAGAAAATTACACCATCACTGCCTGCACGTGGACACACAAAAAATGGCCCCACACCACGCCAGACGGGAAAGCGCTGATTCGCTGCTATGTCGGACGTGCCGGGGACGACAGCATCGTCGATCAATCGGACGACGCCATTATCACATCTGTCCTGCATGACTTGAAGCGCATATTGGACATCAGCGGAGATCCGGAATTTTGCCGCATCACCCGCTGGAAGGACGCCATGCCCCAATACACCGTCGGTCACCGATCGCGTGTGGAAAAATTAAAGCGTCACCTCGACACCCATTTTCCCGGGATCGTGTTGGCCGGTGCCGCTTACGAAGGAATCGGCATCCCAGACTGCATCCAGCAAGGTAAAACAGCTGCAGAGCAAACACTCCGGTACGTTATGGCTCAGTGA
- the hemH gene encoding ferrochelatase produces the protein MSKQTLGLLVMAYGTPRTPEDIEPYYTHIRHGRKPPEDLLQDLKERYEAIGGVSPLARITEEQANALEKRLNERFEDKTFKRYLGLKHISPFIEDAVHDMHRDGIEKAVSIVLAPHYSSFSVKSYNGRAHEKAQQLGGPEIYSVESWYDEPKFIRYWSEQINQTMASIPEQERERTVVIFSAHSLPEKILQEGDPYPDQLKETADLIAQEANIVHYAVGWQSEGQTPEPWLGPDVQDLTRDLFEHEGYTSFIYCPVGFVADHLEVLYDNDYECKVVTDELGANYYRPSMPNSDPLFIDALADAIAKKLADVEKDRQ, from the coding sequence ATGTCTAAACAAACCCTCGGCCTTTTGGTGATGGCGTACGGAACACCGCGCACTCCTGAGGACATCGAGCCGTATTATACCCACATCCGTCACGGGAGAAAACCTCCGGAAGACCTTTTGCAAGATTTAAAAGAACGCTACGAAGCTATCGGCGGCGTCTCCCCTTTGGCGCGCATCACAGAGGAACAGGCCAACGCGCTGGAAAAGAGACTGAATGAACGGTTTGAAGACAAAACGTTCAAACGTTATTTAGGATTGAAGCACATTTCCCCGTTTATCGAGGACGCTGTCCACGACATGCACCGCGACGGGATAGAAAAGGCCGTGAGCATCGTGCTCGCCCCTCATTACTCATCGTTCAGCGTAAAGTCTTACAACGGACGAGCCCACGAAAAGGCGCAACAACTGGGAGGACCTGAAATTTACTCCGTTGAGAGTTGGTACGACGAACCGAAATTTATCCGTTACTGGTCAGAGCAGATTAACCAAACGATGGCCAGCATCCCGGAACAGGAGCGTGAGCGAACGGTCGTCATCTTCTCTGCACACAGTTTGCCGGAAAAAATTTTGCAAGAAGGGGACCCGTATCCAGACCAACTGAAAGAGACGGCCGATCTCATCGCCCAGGAAGCAAACATCGTCCATTACGCTGTCGGTTGGCAAAGTGAAGGTCAAACACCGGAGCCGTGGCTTGGACCCGACGTACAAGACTTGACGCGCGACTTGTTCGAGCACGAGGGGTACACATCGTTCATTTACTGTCCCGTCGGATTCGTTGCTGACCACCTGGAGGTACTCTACGACAACGATTACGAATGTAAAGTCGTGACAGATGAACTGGGGGCAAACTACTACCGTCCGTCCATGCCCAACAGTGATCCGCTGTTTATCGACGCCCTTGCCGACGCCATCGCTAAAAAACTAGCTGACGTGGAAAAGGATCGACAATGA
- the hemE gene encoding uroporphyrinogen decarboxylase: protein MGDQPFNDTFLRACRGEPTPYVPVWYMRQAGRYQPEYLNIREKYSFFEMNQIPEVCAEVTRLPVEQLSVDAAILFADIMTPLKPIGIDVEIESGTGPVIANPIRSPKDVEQLRPFHPEEHVPYILEAVGMLREQLSVPLIGFAGAPFTLASYMIEGGPSKNYHKTKAFMYTEHDGWQALMQKLGNVTIAYLKAQVSAGAHAVKVFDSWVGALNADDYRIYIAPVMEYIFDTLRETGVPTIYFGVGAGHLLDEWNRLPVDVLGLDWRTSIRAARKRGITKSLQGNLDPSLLLAPWDMIEERAKQILDEGMEHPGYIFNLGHGIFPDVKVETMQKLTHFVHEYSANKSIGH from the coding sequence ATGGGTGACCAGCCGTTTAACGACACATTTCTCAGGGCGTGCCGCGGAGAGCCGACCCCCTACGTTCCGGTGTGGTACATGCGCCAAGCCGGACGGTATCAACCGGAGTACTTAAACATACGGGAGAAGTACTCTTTCTTCGAAATGAACCAAATCCCAGAAGTGTGCGCGGAAGTGACGCGGCTTCCGGTCGAACAACTGTCTGTGGATGCGGCGATTTTGTTCGCCGACATCATGACCCCTTTGAAGCCGATTGGAATCGATGTGGAGATTGAATCAGGAACCGGTCCCGTCATCGCCAATCCGATCCGATCTCCAAAAGACGTAGAACAGCTCCGCCCCTTTCATCCGGAGGAACACGTGCCGTACATTTTAGAGGCAGTGGGCATGTTGCGCGAACAGCTGTCCGTCCCCCTCATCGGCTTCGCTGGAGCGCCGTTTACGCTGGCCAGCTACATGATTGAGGGAGGACCGTCCAAAAACTACCACAAGACAAAAGCGTTCATGTACACCGAACACGACGGGTGGCAAGCGTTAATGCAAAAACTGGGAAATGTGACGATCGCGTATCTAAAAGCCCAGGTTTCAGCCGGTGCCCACGCCGTCAAAGTATTCGATTCATGGGTCGGCGCCTTAAATGCAGACGACTACCGCATCTATATCGCCCCCGTCATGGAGTACATCTTCGACACGCTGCGGGAGACGGGAGTGCCGACCATTTACTTCGGCGTCGGTGCCGGACATCTGCTGGACGAGTGGAATCGACTCCCCGTTGACGTTCTTGGACTGGACTGGCGCACATCGATTCGCGCAGCGAGAAAGCGAGGCATCACCAAATCGCTGCAAGGAAACTTGGACCCGTCGTTACTGTTGGCGCCTTGGGACATGATTGAAGAACGCGCGAAGCAAATACTAGATGAAGGCATGGAACATCCCGGTTACATTTTTAACTTGGGACACGGTATTTTCCCCGACGTCAAAGTCGAAACGATGCAAAAACTGACGCACTTTGTACACGAATACAGTGCAAACAAATCAATCGGACATTGA
- a CDS encoding mechanosensitive ion channel family protein, with the protein MSGHLLNFIQQHFESYDPLTTYIVPVLKTAVIVVISYIILRYSGNWIDRLFKLRHIDEKRAATLSKLLKSVVRYVVYFVAAVTILLNFGVDLMPIFAGAGIVGLAIGFGAQNLVKDVITGFFLIFENQLHVGDYVEVNGKISGTVEEIGLRVTKIREWNERLHYLSNGEISQITNYNRDRMRPLVSVVVPYEENQKVVEQTLDNICHDLFEKYEPYFLEKPSVYGITNLDREGVHYTMMAVTVPEQYWFVERAMRKAIIYTFKSQNIQISYPRRVLFGSQGDNGLPLPIEKLYAERQES; encoded by the coding sequence ATGAGTGGCCATCTGCTAAACTTCATCCAACAACACTTTGAAAGTTACGATCCGCTGACGACGTATATCGTCCCAGTTCTAAAGACTGCGGTCATTGTCGTCATCTCGTACATTATTCTTCGCTACAGCGGAAACTGGATCGATCGGCTGTTTAAGTTGAGACACATCGATGAAAAAAGAGCAGCAACACTTTCCAAGCTGTTAAAATCAGTTGTACGCTACGTCGTTTACTTTGTAGCGGCAGTCACTATCCTGTTGAACTTTGGCGTCGATTTGATGCCCATTTTTGCCGGGGCCGGCATCGTCGGACTGGCCATCGGCTTCGGCGCACAAAACTTAGTGAAAGATGTCATCACCGGTTTCTTTCTCATCTTTGAAAACCAACTGCACGTCGGCGACTACGTAGAAGTCAACGGAAAAATAAGCGGAACCGTAGAAGAGATCGGACTGAGAGTGACCAAGATCCGCGAGTGGAACGAGCGTCTGCACTACTTGAGCAACGGGGAGATTTCCCAAATAACGAACTACAATCGCGACAGAATGCGTCCCCTCGTGTCCGTCGTCGTGCCGTATGAAGAAAACCAAAAAGTTGTGGAACAAACCTTAGACAATATTTGTCACGATTTGTTCGAAAAATATGAACCTTACTTTTTGGAAAAGCCTTCCGTCTACGGCATCACGAATTTGGACCGTGAAGGCGTGCACTACACGATGATGGCAGTCACCGTCCCAGAGCAGTACTGGTTTGTGGAACGGGCAATGCGAAAAGCGATCATTTACACATTTAAATCGCAAAACATCCAGATCTCCTACCCGCGGCGCGTCCTCTTCGGCTCCCAGGGAGACAACGGACTGCCGCTCCCAATAGAGAAACTTTATGCAGAGCGACAAGAAAGCTGA
- the mutY gene encoding A/G-specific adenine glycosylase, with protein MASRREEYPLPDGVRKAAIQQNLLDWFKENKRDLPWRRDRDPYKVWVSEIMLQQTQVDTVTPYFNRFMKQFPTVFDLAAASEDEVMKAWEGLGYYARARNLHRAVRDVVAHYGGTVPDNKDDIARLKGVGPYTAGAILSIAYGKAEPAVDGNVMRVISRLFAIDDDITRPATRTKMEQLVRYLIPEEDPGAFNEGLMELGALVCTPQNPACLICPLLGECVGREQGVHEELPVKKTNKRVKAVSLSCGVVVNEGRVLLRQRPERGLLAGMWEFPNGEQTEVSRLLPELNVMWQEEPLGRVTHTFSHVQWRLSVYRGEAERRDVTLPSRCRWVDIRALPDYAFPRVFHKVRELAGI; from the coding sequence ATGGCATCGAGACGTGAAGAATACCCGTTACCGGATGGGGTCCGAAAGGCGGCGATACAACAAAATTTGCTCGACTGGTTTAAAGAAAATAAACGCGATCTGCCGTGGCGGCGCGATCGTGATCCGTATAAAGTGTGGGTCTCCGAGATCATGTTGCAGCAAACCCAGGTTGATACGGTTACACCGTACTTCAACCGCTTTATGAAACAATTCCCAACTGTGTTTGATTTAGCTGCTGCGTCGGAAGATGAGGTAATGAAAGCGTGGGAGGGCCTCGGCTATTACGCTCGCGCGCGAAATCTGCACAGGGCAGTGCGTGACGTCGTTGCACATTACGGAGGGACGGTTCCGGACAACAAAGACGACATCGCCAGGTTAAAAGGTGTCGGGCCTTACACGGCAGGTGCGATTCTAAGTATTGCGTACGGCAAGGCAGAGCCAGCCGTTGACGGAAACGTCATGCGCGTCATATCCCGCTTGTTCGCCATTGATGACGACATAACTAGACCCGCGACACGGACGAAGATGGAGCAGCTCGTGCGCTACTTAATCCCTGAGGAAGACCCTGGTGCGTTTAACGAAGGGTTGATGGAATTGGGGGCGCTCGTATGTACCCCGCAAAACCCGGCGTGCCTCATCTGTCCCCTTCTCGGTGAGTGCGTGGGCAGGGAACAGGGCGTTCACGAAGAACTGCCCGTGAAGAAGACAAACAAACGGGTGAAGGCAGTGTCGCTATCGTGCGGAGTCGTCGTAAACGAAGGGCGCGTTTTGCTCCGACAAAGACCGGAACGCGGCCTGCTGGCCGGGATGTGGGAATTCCCGAATGGTGAGCAGACAGAAGTGTCCCGGTTACTACCTGAGCTGAACGTGATGTGGCAAGAAGAGCCGCTGGGACGAGTGACGCACACGTTTAGCCACGTGCAGTGGAGGCTGTCCGTGTACCGCGGTGAGGCAGAGAGGCGTGACGTGACGTTGCCGTCACGGTGCCGGTGGGTCGACATAAGAGCGTTACCGGACTACGCCTTTCCGCGCGTATTTCACAAAGTCCGGGAGTTAGCGGGGATTTAA
- a CDS encoding AzlC family ABC transporter permease has translation MTKATPLGQAEQSGWTLFRAGLMKGLPIAVGYFAIATTFGLIAVSVGLNVWQAAAMSLFVFAGASQFVALELMAAGTGMAEIVVTTFILNLRHLLMSTVIAERLKATSKWSSILSFGITDETFVVSTVSDSDVPNKKGATLSPAYLGGIMLIAYSWWFAGTVVGSLFAQWIPVTLATSLGVALYAMFIGLLVPSVRRSWKIGAVALISAGIAWGSEWLPGLSGGWGIIVATVVASTLGVILFGKKEGIIVPDNYWWIVAGMALVTFLPRLLPMLLLKDLTLPWWLKEWLQFVPYAALGALIFPGILTVIPEHPWVGLAAGAVAVALALVQKQILVVVAGAVMTVYVAQLFLT, from the coding sequence TTGACTAAGGCAACGCCTTTAGGACAAGCTGAACAGAGTGGATGGACCCTTTTTCGAGCAGGATTGATGAAAGGCTTACCCATCGCCGTCGGGTACTTCGCCATTGCAACGACATTCGGCCTCATTGCGGTAAGCGTCGGTTTGAATGTGTGGCAGGCAGCCGCCATGTCCCTTTTCGTCTTTGCCGGTGCCAGTCAGTTCGTCGCGCTGGAATTAATGGCAGCGGGAACCGGGATGGCCGAGATCGTCGTGACGACGTTTATACTGAACTTGCGCCATTTGCTCATGAGTACCGTCATCGCCGAGCGATTGAAGGCAACGAGCAAATGGTCTTCCATCCTCTCCTTCGGCATTACAGACGAGACGTTTGTCGTGTCCACTGTGTCGGACAGCGACGTTCCGAACAAAAAGGGGGCCACGCTGTCTCCAGCGTATTTGGGCGGCATCATGCTGATCGCGTACAGCTGGTGGTTTGCCGGAACCGTTGTCGGCAGCCTATTCGCTCAATGGATTCCCGTTACCTTAGCTACCAGTCTCGGCGTGGCCTTGTACGCCATGTTTATCGGACTGCTCGTTCCGTCCGTACGGCGTTCGTGGAAGATCGGAGCCGTCGCCCTGATCAGTGCCGGAATCGCGTGGGGCAGCGAATGGCTGCCAGGATTGAGCGGCGGCTGGGGAATCATTGTCGCCACCGTCGTCGCGTCAACACTCGGCGTTATCCTGTTCGGAAAAAAGGAGGGGATCATCGTGCCGGATAATTACTGGTGGATCGTCGCCGGCATGGCACTGGTCACATTCCTTCCGCGCCTCTTGCCCATGCTCTTGCTGAAAGACCTCACCTTGCCGTGGTGGCTGAAAGAGTGGTTGCAGTTCGTGCCGTACGCCGCGTTGGGGGCCCTCATCTTTCCCGGCATCTTGACCGTCATCCCAGAGCATCCGTGGGTCGGGCTGGCAGCGGGAGCTGTTGCGGTCGCACTGGCACTCGTGCAAAAGCAGATCCTCGTCGTCGTAGCAGGCGCGGTCATGACTGTATACGTGGCGCAACTGTTTTTAACGTAA
- a CDS encoding GNAT family N-acetyltransferase: protein MTRIRSFKLSDHRDVMKIWSRTATKEREAKTLQMLVQQLACDRDLVVVAEEDGEVVGAIMGTKDGSRGYFYCLAVNPDFQSRGIGRQLVEELERRFYQKGAKRLLIMVDEGTEKLMSFYRHLGFTQTCSSLLERKVYCRFDPEIPSFSV, encoded by the coding sequence ATGACGCGCATTCGCTCTTTTAAACTTTCTGATCATCGTGATGTCATGAAGATTTGGTCCCGGACGGCTACAAAAGAAAGAGAGGCCAAAACGTTACAAATGTTGGTTCAACAGCTAGCTTGTGATCGCGACCTCGTCGTAGTGGCTGAAGAGGATGGTGAAGTGGTCGGTGCCATCATGGGAACGAAGGATGGCAGCAGGGGGTATTTTTACTGTTTGGCCGTCAACCCCGACTTTCAATCGAGGGGAATAGGTCGCCAGCTTGTGGAAGAACTGGAACGTCGTTTTTACCAGAAAGGTGCTAAGCGGCTGTTGATTATGGTTGACGAAGGTACAGAAAAACTAATGAGTTTTTACCGTCACCTCGGATTTACGCAGACGTGTTCAAGTCTGTTGGAGAGAAAAGTGTACTGCCGATTCGATCCGGAAATCCCTTCCTTTTCTGTGTAA
- the proB gene encoding glutamate 5-kinase, giving the protein MRKQTVVIKIGSSSLTHVTGEVSVDKLSHIVQQVATLKKVGHKVVIVSSGAVACGFRLLKLNGRPRTIREKQAAAAVGQGILIQHYRQLFRQSRMEIAQVLLNRSDFSDRQRYMNALSTLDLLLVRDIVPVINENDSVAVEEIRWGDNDFLAAQVAGLLQADWLVLVTSADGVYTYNPEMDPEAKPIPYISSVSQELLERMDWTHSKFGTGGMRSKLEAASHASDFGTNVYVGKAKPGDTWLLDVLEGRGTGTYIGTHEPPPSRKRQWIGFHSDISGRLTVDEGAERALEREHRSLLPCGVVSVEGQFEEGEVVEVVNKRGMTIGRGVVNMPSRVLEQAKGMQTKDIVSRWKGVPEEVIHRDNWVQTSVKS; this is encoded by the coding sequence GTGCGTAAACAGACGGTTGTCATTAAAATCGGCAGTTCTTCGCTGACGCATGTGACGGGAGAAGTGTCCGTCGACAAACTGTCACACATCGTCCAACAAGTGGCTACTCTTAAAAAAGTGGGTCATAAAGTGGTGATCGTCTCATCAGGTGCCGTCGCGTGCGGGTTCCGCCTGCTCAAACTGAACGGGCGTCCCCGGACCATTCGAGAAAAACAGGCTGCTGCCGCCGTCGGACAGGGAATTTTAATTCAACATTACCGACAACTGTTTCGCCAAAGCAGAATGGAAATTGCACAAGTCCTCCTAAACCGGAGTGACTTTTCCGATAGACAACGCTACATGAATGCATTGAGCACACTGGATCTGTTGTTGGTTCGCGATATTGTTCCCGTGATTAACGAAAACGATTCGGTGGCAGTGGAAGAAATTCGCTGGGGAGACAACGATTTCCTCGCCGCCCAAGTGGCTGGGCTTTTACAGGCAGATTGGCTGGTGCTCGTCACGTCAGCTGATGGGGTGTATACGTACAACCCGGAAATGGACCCCGAAGCGAAGCCTATCCCGTACATCAGCTCAGTTTCGCAGGAATTACTTGAACGAATGGACTGGACACACAGCAAATTCGGGACGGGCGGGATGCGCTCGAAGCTCGAGGCTGCTTCCCATGCCTCAGACTTTGGGACGAACGTTTACGTTGGAAAAGCGAAACCTGGGGACACGTGGCTCTTGGACGTTCTGGAAGGCAGAGGGACGGGGACTTACATTGGGACGCATGAGCCTCCTCCAAGCCGCAAGCGCCAGTGGATCGGATTTCATTCCGACATCAGTGGACGACTCACAGTTGACGAAGGGGCAGAACGGGCGTTGGAACGCGAACACCGCAGTCTGTTGCCGTGCGGCGTCGTTTCCGTCGAAGGCCAGTTTGAGGAGGGGGAAGTCGTCGAAGTGGTGAATAAGAGGGGAATGACAATCGGGAGAGGCGTCGTCAACATGCCTTCCCGCGTACTGGAGCAGGCGAAAGGGATGCAGACGAAAGACATTGTATCCAGGTGGAAGGGCGTACCTGAAGAAGTCATTCACCGGGACAACTGGGTTCAAACTTCTGTTAAATCTTGA